A single region of the Marinobacter salinisoli genome encodes:
- a CDS encoding AgmX/PglI C-terminal domain-containing protein — protein MANSREIIKQASGLPWSSSSRENRRFGLILGLLLLLAVPPALMIPMLEVPEIERSEAEKIPPQLARLVERAKPISPPPLPETAKPEPEPEPVDVSPPQPEPVQPVAKPEPKPEPQPTPKPAPAQTVEQARQKASQSGLLAMKDRLASLRSADDEPVQQLTANTEGSAYASEPPAEPVGALKGSGGVQDSALPNTQVRVEGHDVKKVQVAKAAASSAPTPKASKSGGGERAMSGIRQKFYAQQSALYSLYRRELRQDPTLEGTVLLELVIEPDGSVSDCQVVSSELDNPALEKRIAMRVRLFNFGSANVETRRVRFPLDFLPG, from the coding sequence GTGGCTAACTCCCGCGAGATCATCAAGCAGGCCAGTGGATTGCCCTGGAGTTCTTCGAGCCGCGAAAACCGCCGTTTCGGCCTTATTCTTGGGCTCTTGTTGTTGCTCGCGGTGCCGCCAGCGCTGATGATTCCGATGCTAGAGGTTCCGGAAATAGAGCGCTCGGAGGCGGAAAAAATTCCGCCCCAACTGGCCCGTCTGGTCGAACGGGCCAAGCCAATTTCCCCGCCGCCGCTGCCTGAAACCGCCAAGCCGGAACCCGAACCAGAGCCGGTTGACGTAAGCCCGCCCCAGCCAGAGCCAGTTCAGCCGGTGGCGAAGCCGGAACCCAAACCTGAGCCACAGCCCACGCCGAAGCCAGCGCCCGCGCAAACTGTTGAGCAGGCGCGACAGAAGGCATCGCAATCCGGGCTACTGGCGATGAAAGATCGGTTGGCCTCGCTCCGAAGCGCAGACGATGAGCCTGTTCAACAACTGACAGCCAATACCGAGGGCAGTGCCTATGCGTCTGAGCCTCCAGCAGAACCGGTCGGCGCACTGAAAGGCAGCGGCGGCGTTCAGGATTCTGCCTTGCCGAATACCCAGGTTAGGGTTGAAGGGCATGACGTTAAAAAGGTGCAGGTGGCCAAAGCCGCGGCTTCGTCAGCGCCCACGCCAAAGGCCTCGAAATCTGGCGGAGGCGAACGGGCCATGAGCGGTATTCGCCAGAAGTTCTACGCTCAGCAGTCGGCCCTGTATTCCCTGTATCGTCGTGAGCTGCGTCAAGACCCGACGCTTGAGGGCACGGTGCTGCTGGAACTGGTCATCGAACCGGACGGTTCGGTTTCTGATTGCCAGGTGGTAAGTTCGGAACTGGACAACCCTGCGCTGGAGAAGCGGATTGCCATGCGGGTACGTTTGTTCAATTTCGGCTCCGCCAATGTGGAGACACGCCGAGTCCGTTTCCCTCTGGACTTCCTTCCGGGTTAA
- a CDS encoding AMP-binding protein: protein MDFEQFYQDKYPAGVSRDVDMDKYTSMVDVFEQAVKKYADRPAFSAVGVTLTYRDLDTQSRNFAAWLQNKTDLKPGDRIAVQMPNVCQYPVVVFGAMRAGLIVVNTNPLYTTREMEHQFNDSGAKALVVLANMAENAEKVVPHTGIEHVIVTEIADLHSPVKRTLMNAVIKHVKKMVPPFNIPGAHKLPAVLSAGAREKFSPVECKKDDIAVLQYTGGTTGVAKGAMLTHGNLVANLLQTRTMMGDVLVEGQEVVIAPLPLYHIYSFTLNCGIMFEAGGHNVLIPNPRDIPGFVKELKNHRFTAFLGLNTLFVALCNNEEFCRLDFSNLKLTSSGGMALTSDTAKTWERVTGCEISEGYGMTETSPVVTFNPYGSVQLGTIGLPVPNTLIKTIDDDGNETPLGEPGELCVKGPQVMRGYWQRPEDTQKSFTEDGYLRTGDVALIQEDGYLRIVDRKKDMIIVSGFNVFPNEIEDVVTSHPKVIECAAVGIPDAKSGEAVKVFLVPAEDGVTDNELREFCRERLTAYKVPKHFEFREELPKTNVGKILRRELRDEASK from the coding sequence ATGGATTTTGAGCAGTTCTATCAGGACAAATACCCGGCTGGTGTATCCCGCGACGTTGACATGGACAAGTACACCAGCATGGTGGATGTATTTGAACAAGCAGTAAAAAAATACGCCGACCGTCCTGCTTTTAGTGCTGTTGGGGTAACTCTCACCTATCGTGATCTCGACACCCAGAGCCGTAATTTTGCTGCTTGGCTTCAGAATAAAACGGACCTGAAACCGGGCGACCGCATCGCGGTTCAAATGCCCAACGTGTGTCAGTATCCTGTTGTCGTTTTCGGTGCCATGCGTGCCGGCCTGATCGTGGTCAATACCAACCCGCTGTACACCACCCGGGAAATGGAACACCAGTTCAATGACTCCGGTGCCAAGGCGCTGGTGGTGCTGGCGAACATGGCCGAGAACGCTGAGAAAGTCGTTCCTCATACCGGTATTGAACACGTTATCGTGACCGAGATCGCCGATCTGCATTCCCCGGTTAAGCGAACATTGATGAACGCGGTGATCAAGCACGTCAAGAAGATGGTTCCTCCGTTCAACATTCCCGGTGCCCACAAACTGCCGGCCGTGCTGAGTGCCGGGGCGCGTGAGAAGTTTTCGCCGGTTGAGTGCAAGAAGGATGATATCGCCGTTCTGCAATACACCGGCGGCACCACTGGTGTGGCCAAGGGTGCCATGCTCACCCACGGAAACCTGGTCGCTAACCTGCTTCAGACCCGGACAATGATGGGCGACGTGCTGGTCGAGGGGCAGGAAGTTGTTATTGCGCCTCTGCCGCTGTACCACATTTACTCCTTCACACTGAACTGCGGGATCATGTTTGAAGCCGGTGGTCACAACGTGTTGATTCCGAATCCCCGTGACATCCCGGGCTTTGTCAAGGAACTGAAGAATCACCGCTTCACGGCGTTCCTGGGACTCAACACTCTGTTCGTGGCGCTGTGCAACAACGAAGAGTTTTGCCGTCTCGATTTCAGCAACCTGAAGCTGACTTCTTCCGGTGGTATGGCACTGACCAGCGACACGGCAAAAACCTGGGAGCGGGTGACCGGTTGCGAGATTTCCGAGGGCTACGGCATGACCGAAACCTCACCGGTTGTTACCTTCAACCCCTACGGTTCGGTTCAGCTCGGTACCATCGGTTTGCCGGTTCCCAATACCCTAATCAAGACCATTGATGACGATGGGAACGAGACTCCGCTCGGTGAGCCGGGTGAACTGTGCGTGAAAGGGCCACAGGTCATGCGCGGCTACTGGCAGCGCCCGGAAGATACTCAGAAGTCCTTCACCGAGGATGGCTACCTGCGCACCGGCGACGTGGCGCTGATTCAGGAAGACGGCTACCTGAGGATCGTGGATCGCAAGAAGGACATGATCATCGTGTCCGGTTTCAACGTGTTCCCGAACGAAATCGAGGATGTGGTAACCAGCCACCCGAAGGTAATTGAGTGTGCCGCTGTCGGCATCCCGGATGCCAAGAGCGGTGAAGCTGTCAAAGTCTTCCTGGTGCCTGCTGAAGACGGCGTTACCGATAACGAACTGCGCGAATTCTGCCGCGAGCGTCTGACCGCTTACAAGGTGCCGAAGCACTTTGAGTTCCGTGAGGAATTGCCGAAAACCAACGTTGGCAAGATCCTGCGCCGTGAACTGCGCGACGAGGCCAGCAAGTAA
- the hrpA gene encoding ATP-dependent RNA helicase HrpA has translation MTSTRADSKQDSREPSDRKALVRAITGQLDACNQQEAARIIRLAARYKGSPGQKDLEKMSRWLDRGKQVVEHRRSLHKPVRYPEGLPVSERVDDIRAAIDQHQVVIIAGETGSGKTTQIPKICLDGGRGIRGLIGHTQPRRIAARSVATRISEELGEQIGQQVGYQVRFTDATSDQTRVKVMTDGILLAEVQNDRFLDRYDTLIIDEAHERSLNIDFLLGYLRQLLPKRPDLKVIITSATIEVDRFSSFFDQAPVIEVSGRTFPVDIQYRPLIGDEDDRDQGWTDGVLGALDEIEQHERSAKQPPGDVLVFLPGEREIRAMSKVLRHADLKHTEVLPLYSRLSAQEQNRVFQNHRGRRIVLSTNVAETSLTVPGIRYVIDTGVARISRYSVRSKIQRLPIEPISQASANQRAGRCGRVAPGICYRLYDESDFISRPEYTDPEILRTNLASVILQMATSGLGDIRKFPFLEAPEGRQVNDGYKLLEELGAVDSKRRVTAVGRSMARLPLDPRLARMLITAAEQGSLVETLVIIAGLSVQDPRERPQEKQQAADQAHAPFNDKESDFVTLLNIWNFYEEQRQELSQNQMKKVCQKHFLSWMRMREWRDIHRQLTLLCREQKFAFNSDAASYEALHKAILAGLLGQVAVKFEKKEYLATRNRKVLIFPGSKVAKSAPKWIVAAEIVETSRVFARMVASIQPEWIEPLAGHVVKQHYFEPHWEQKRAQVMGYEKVSLYGLDIVAKRRIAYSKVDPVECRNLFIRRALVEGDFRSKAPFIARNRAMLDTVENLEKKTRRRDLLVDDEVLVAFYDERLPADIVSGRHFETWWKGLSAEELKRLELTEQDVLQRPLDAGAGELYPDYLEWEGVRYPLAYEFEPTSERDGVTLQVPLMALKQIPARRLEWLVPGLLREKCIALVKGLPKSLRRNFVPVPDFVDAVLANMEPCNEPLALQLGEQLRRMTGVQIDPQAWPESELPRHLRMGLRVLGDKGKVLAEGRDTTVIQDQLEGKAEQALVSASNEDKSGPATPEAEDWQFGELASEVQTEKGGMQVTVYPALEDLGGKVRQIRCLDPLTADDTTRKAVARLIINRFGKTLDDLERKLPHFKQSALLFAPVGQARVLLDDLLLATAMAHFLREGVPRTAEAFERMFNHHRGDFIPALEEADTHLYQAMSGYQKVAKQLKGKINLALANSMADLKFQLQHLVYPGFLVATPPEWLAEYGRYFEAALIRMEKMPREMGREREFLHAIEPLWSRYASKLAAQERQGIRDPALVLYRWMLEEFRVSFFAQQLGTKMTVSVKRLDKQWQLTRV, from the coding sequence ATGACAAGCACCAGAGCCGATTCCAAGCAAGATTCCCGCGAACCGTCAGACCGTAAAGCGTTGGTCAGGGCGATCACCGGACAGCTGGATGCGTGTAACCAGCAAGAGGCGGCGCGCATTATCCGTCTGGCGGCCCGATATAAAGGCAGCCCTGGCCAGAAAGATCTGGAGAAAATGAGCCGTTGGCTGGACAGAGGCAAACAGGTTGTTGAGCATCGTCGTTCGTTGCATAAACCTGTCCGGTATCCCGAAGGCTTGCCTGTCTCGGAGCGGGTCGACGATATCCGCGCGGCTATCGATCAGCACCAGGTTGTGATCATTGCCGGGGAAACCGGGTCGGGTAAAACCACTCAGATTCCGAAAATCTGTCTGGATGGTGGCCGTGGTATTCGTGGATTAATCGGCCATACCCAGCCGCGCCGGATTGCGGCGCGCAGTGTCGCGACACGTATTTCCGAGGAATTGGGGGAGCAGATCGGCCAGCAGGTGGGCTACCAGGTGCGGTTTACCGACGCCACCTCGGATCAGACCCGGGTCAAAGTGATGACTGACGGTATCCTGCTGGCGGAGGTGCAGAATGACCGGTTTCTGGACCGCTACGACACACTGATTATTGATGAGGCCCACGAACGCAGTCTGAACATCGACTTCTTGCTCGGCTACCTGCGGCAGCTGTTGCCCAAGCGCCCGGATCTGAAAGTCATTATCACGTCAGCAACCATAGAAGTGGATCGTTTCAGCTCGTTTTTCGACCAGGCCCCGGTCATCGAGGTGAGTGGTCGAACCTTCCCGGTGGATATTCAGTACCGGCCTTTGATTGGGGATGAGGATGACCGCGATCAGGGCTGGACGGATGGCGTGCTTGGCGCGCTCGATGAAATCGAGCAGCATGAGCGGAGCGCCAAGCAACCGCCAGGGGATGTGCTGGTTTTCCTGCCTGGAGAACGAGAGATCCGGGCGATGAGTAAAGTGCTCCGGCATGCGGATCTGAAACACACCGAAGTGCTGCCGCTCTATTCGCGCTTGAGTGCACAGGAACAGAATCGGGTGTTTCAGAATCATCGTGGCCGACGAATCGTGCTCTCGACCAACGTCGCTGAAACGTCCCTGACGGTGCCCGGTATTCGCTATGTGATCGATACGGGCGTTGCCCGAATCAGCCGTTACAGTGTCCGCTCGAAAATCCAGCGACTTCCCATCGAGCCCATCTCTCAGGCCAGCGCGAACCAACGGGCCGGTCGCTGCGGTCGAGTGGCACCGGGTATCTGCTATCGGCTTTATGACGAGTCCGATTTCATCAGCCGGCCGGAATATACCGACCCTGAAATTCTGCGAACCAACCTGGCGTCGGTCATTTTGCAGATGGCGACCTCCGGACTGGGCGACATTCGCAAGTTCCCGTTCCTGGAAGCGCCCGAAGGCCGGCAGGTGAATGATGGTTACAAACTGCTGGAGGAGCTGGGTGCTGTCGACAGCAAACGGCGAGTCACGGCAGTGGGCCGCAGCATGGCGCGACTGCCACTGGACCCGCGTCTTGCCCGGATGCTGATCACCGCCGCAGAGCAGGGCAGTCTGGTGGAGACCCTCGTTATCATTGCCGGTCTGAGTGTGCAGGATCCGCGCGAGCGGCCGCAGGAAAAACAGCAGGCCGCGGATCAGGCCCACGCGCCATTCAATGACAAGGAGTCGGATTTTGTCACGCTGCTGAATATCTGGAATTTTTACGAAGAGCAGAGGCAGGAACTTTCGCAGAACCAGATGAAAAAGGTCTGCCAGAAGCATTTTCTGAGCTGGATGCGGATGCGCGAGTGGCGCGACATTCACCGCCAACTGACGTTGCTCTGTCGCGAACAAAAGTTTGCATTTAACTCAGATGCGGCCAGTTATGAAGCGCTGCACAAAGCAATCCTCGCCGGGCTACTGGGCCAGGTGGCGGTGAAATTCGAGAAAAAAGAATATCTGGCCACCCGCAACCGGAAAGTGCTTATTTTTCCGGGATCGAAGGTCGCCAAGAGCGCACCCAAGTGGATTGTGGCGGCTGAGATCGTAGAGACCAGCCGGGTATTTGCCCGGATGGTGGCATCGATTCAACCGGAGTGGATCGAGCCGCTGGCCGGACACGTGGTTAAGCAGCATTATTTCGAGCCGCACTGGGAGCAGAAACGTGCTCAGGTGATGGGCTACGAGAAAGTGAGCCTGTATGGCCTGGACATTGTGGCCAAGCGCAGAATTGCCTACAGCAAGGTCGATCCGGTCGAATGCCGAAACCTGTTTATCCGCCGGGCGTTGGTGGAAGGGGATTTCCGCTCCAAGGCACCGTTTATTGCCAGAAACCGCGCAATGCTGGACACGGTTGAGAATCTCGAGAAGAAAACCCGTCGTCGGGACCTGCTGGTCGATGATGAGGTGCTGGTGGCCTTTTACGACGAGCGCCTGCCAGCGGACATCGTCAGCGGACGGCATTTTGAAACCTGGTGGAAGGGGTTATCCGCCGAAGAATTGAAGCGACTCGAATTGACCGAGCAGGACGTTCTTCAGCGCCCCCTGGATGCAGGCGCCGGTGAGCTGTATCCGGATTACCTGGAGTGGGAAGGTGTCCGGTACCCGCTGGCGTATGAGTTTGAGCCCACCAGTGAGCGCGACGGCGTCACGCTGCAAGTTCCCTTGATGGCCTTGAAGCAGATTCCGGCGCGGCGTCTTGAATGGTTGGTGCCCGGTTTACTCCGCGAAAAATGCATCGCGCTGGTGAAGGGGCTGCCCAAATCCCTGCGTCGAAATTTTGTACCGGTACCGGATTTTGTCGATGCTGTACTGGCAAATATGGAGCCATGCAACGAACCCCTGGCACTGCAGTTGGGTGAACAGTTGCGCCGTATGACGGGCGTGCAGATCGACCCTCAAGCCTGGCCCGAAAGCGAGTTGCCCCGGCATTTGCGGATGGGGCTTCGGGTGCTGGGTGACAAGGGCAAGGTACTCGCTGAAGGTCGTGATACCACGGTGATTCAGGACCAGCTGGAAGGGAAGGCGGAACAGGCGCTGGTGAGCGCATCCAATGAAGATAAATCGGGCCCTGCAACGCCGGAAGCGGAAGACTGGCAGTTTGGCGAGCTGGCATCGGAAGTACAGACCGAAAAGGGTGGCATGCAGGTAACCGTCTACCCCGCGCTGGAGGATCTGGGGGGCAAGGTCCGCCAGATTCGCTGTCTCGATCCGCTCACTGCGGACGATACGACCCGAAAAGCAGTGGCTCGACTGATCATCAATCGATTTGGGAAAACCCTCGACGACCTTGAACGTAAATTGCCGCATTTCAAGCAATCGGCGTTGTTGTTCGCACCTGTCGGCCAGGCCAGGGTCCTGTTGGATGACCTGTTGCTCGCGACTGCGATGGCTCATTTTTTGAGGGAAGGCGTGCCTCGTACGGCCGAGGCCTTTGAGCGAATGTTTAATCATCATCGCGGGGATTTCATCCCGGCCCTGGAAGAGGCAGACACCCACCTGTATCAGGCCATGAGTGGTTATCAAAAGGTGGCCAAGCAGCTGAAAGGCAAGATTAATCTGGCGCTGGCCAATAGCATGGCCGACCTCAAGTTTCAGCTGCAGCACCTTGTCTATCCCGGATTTTTGGTCGCCACTCCGCCGGAATGGCTCGCTGAATACGGTCGGTATTTCGAGGCGGCGCTGATTCGGATGGAGAAAATGCCGCGGGAAATGGGACGTGAACGTGAGTTTTTGCACGCTATCGAGCCACTATGGTCCCGCTATGCCAGCAAGCTCGCGGCGCAGGAGCGACAGGGCATCCGTGATCCGGCCTTGGTGTTGTATCGGTGGATGCTGGAGGAATTCCGGGTATCGTTCTTTGCCCAGCAGCTGGGAACAAAGATGACGGTGTCGGTCAAACGCCTCGATAAGCAGTGGCAATTAACCCGGGTGTAA
- a CDS encoding beta-ketoacyl-ACP synthase III, which translates to MIKAVISGTGLYTPPASIDNDELVEAFNQYVELFNSEHAEEIARGDLEPLQPSSSAFIEKASGIKRRHVVDREGILDPKRMVPSIPERSNDEPSVQCEMAVAACKEALEQAGKTAGDVDAVIVACSNLQRAYPAVAIEVQQALGIDGFAYDMNVACSSATFGLQAAVNSVENGSARAVLVVSPEICSGHLNFRDRDSHFIFGDACTAILVEREEDTAEGAGFEILGTRLKTQFSNNIRNNFGFLNRADESGIGQPDKLFIQQGRKVFKEVSPLVAETIQKQLASLSLSPDDLRRMWLHQANLNMNQLIARRVLGRDATTDEAPVILDEYANTSSAGSIIAFHKFKADLEHGDIGVICSFGAGYSIGSVVIRRR; encoded by the coding sequence GTGATTAAAGCCGTCATTAGCGGAACCGGTCTTTATACACCGCCCGCATCGATTGATAACGACGAGCTGGTTGAGGCATTTAACCAGTACGTTGAACTGTTCAACTCAGAACATGCGGAAGAGATTGCCCGAGGCGATCTGGAGCCTCTCCAGCCGTCCTCCTCGGCCTTTATTGAAAAGGCATCCGGCATAAAGCGCCGCCACGTTGTTGATCGGGAAGGAATCCTGGATCCGAAGCGCATGGTCCCGTCTATTCCGGAGCGGAGCAATGACGAGCCGTCCGTACAGTGTGAAATGGCCGTGGCTGCCTGTAAGGAAGCGCTGGAACAGGCCGGCAAGACGGCGGGTGATGTGGATGCCGTCATCGTGGCCTGCTCAAACCTGCAGCGAGCCTACCCGGCCGTCGCCATTGAGGTGCAGCAGGCGCTGGGCATTGACGGCTTTGCTTACGATATGAACGTTGCCTGCAGTTCGGCCACTTTCGGTCTGCAGGCCGCCGTCAATTCGGTCGAGAACGGCTCCGCCCGTGCTGTACTGGTTGTCAGCCCGGAGATTTGTTCCGGGCATCTGAATTTCCGTGACCGCGACAGTCACTTTATTTTCGGTGATGCCTGCACGGCCATTCTGGTGGAGCGCGAGGAAGATACGGCCGAAGGTGCGGGATTCGAAATTCTCGGCACGCGCCTGAAGACCCAGTTCTCCAACAATATCCGGAACAACTTCGGTTTCCTGAACCGGGCGGATGAATCCGGAATTGGACAACCGGACAAACTGTTTATCCAGCAAGGCCGCAAGGTGTTCAAGGAAGTATCACCGCTGGTAGCTGAAACCATCCAGAAGCAGCTGGCGTCGCTGTCGTTGAGCCCAGATGACCTGCGCCGGATGTGGCTGCATCAGGCCAACCTGAATATGAACCAGTTGATTGCGCGCCGGGTTCTCGGGCGCGACGCCACGACCGACGAAGCTCCGGTCATTCTGGATGAATACGCCAATACCAGCTCCGCAGGGTCCATTATTGCCTTTCATAAATTCAAGGCGGACCTTGAGCACGGCGATATCGGCGTTATCTGCTCCTTCGGTGCCGGTTACTCCATCGGCAGCGTGGTCATTCGCCGCCGTTGA
- a CDS encoding acyl-CoA thioesterase, whose protein sequence is MTIPGKKVATLEVPLRWGDMDAYGHANNTVYFRLFEEARIAWFNSLQLGGPEEPTGPVIIKTSATFLKELCHPATLLVETYVGKAGNTSLDTYYRLRDANSGEIYSEGDAKVVWFDRTARASAPLPDALRALAAG, encoded by the coding sequence ATGACAATTCCCGGCAAGAAGGTCGCTACGCTTGAGGTTCCCCTGCGTTGGGGCGACATGGACGCATACGGCCACGCCAACAATACCGTCTATTTTCGATTATTTGAGGAAGCCCGGATTGCCTGGTTCAACTCCCTGCAACTGGGCGGCCCGGAAGAACCCACTGGTCCGGTTATTATAAAGACCAGCGCCACCTTTCTGAAGGAACTGTGCCATCCCGCGACTCTCTTGGTGGAAACATACGTGGGCAAGGCCGGAAATACCAGTCTTGACACCTATTACCGTCTCCGGGATGCGAATTCGGGCGAGATATATTCGGAGGGGGACGCAAAGGTGGTGTGGTTTGACCGAACAGCACGCGCCTCTGCGCCGCTGCCAGACGCACTTAGGGCACTGGCAGCGGGCTGA
- a CDS encoding MlaA family lipoprotein, protein MKQAFLRRWSLLSVALSVCVMLAATQANAQRVAETDTEKVLAYNATDPYENWNRKVYRFNDTLDRWFLKPVAQTYRTVTPDFVDRGITNFFGNINEVRNFINSVLQLKGESAVVAAGRFTYNTVFGLAGFFDVATAFDLPARPEDFGQTLGYWGVGSGPYLVVPLLGPSTPRRLGAYATDLLVFPSLWDNVDSPDNYYARSVQLIDQRADLIPAESFISGDSYTFVRNAYLQRREFLINDGKVVEDPFASGDDEDFMLEDF, encoded by the coding sequence ATGAAACAAGCATTTCTGCGGCGTTGGAGTCTGCTGTCTGTCGCGTTGAGCGTCTGCGTGATGTTGGCTGCCACTCAGGCGAATGCTCAGCGGGTGGCCGAAACAGACACCGAAAAAGTGCTGGCCTATAACGCCACTGATCCCTATGAAAACTGGAACCGAAAGGTCTACCGGTTCAACGACACCCTTGATCGATGGTTTCTGAAGCCCGTGGCACAAACCTATCGCACGGTTACACCGGATTTCGTGGATCGCGGCATTACCAATTTCTTCGGCAACATTAACGAAGTGCGTAACTTCATCAATAGCGTGCTGCAGCTCAAGGGTGAATCCGCCGTGGTGGCGGCCGGACGTTTCACTTACAACACGGTGTTCGGACTTGCAGGTTTCTTCGACGTCGCTACGGCCTTTGACCTGCCCGCGCGGCCTGAGGATTTCGGCCAGACACTCGGTTACTGGGGCGTGGGCTCCGGTCCTTACCTGGTGGTGCCCTTGCTGGGCCCGTCCACTCCGAGGCGATTGGGTGCATACGCCACGGATTTACTGGTGTTTCCTTCGTTATGGGACAACGTAGACAGTCCTGATAACTACTACGCTCGAAGTGTCCAGCTCATTGACCAGCGGGCGGACCTGATTCCTGCCGAGAGCTTTATCTCCGGTGATAGCTATACCTTCGTCCGGAACGCCTACCTTCAGCGCAGGGAATTCCTGATCAACGATGGCAAGGTGGTGGAAGATCCGTTCGCCAGCGGTGACGACGAAGACTTCATGCTGGAAGACTTCTAG
- a CDS encoding DUF3336 domain-containing protein, whose protein sequence is MLAEAPNYEAWKAAALELDILEGNADWKEDFASDLYHYELVYDRLSHLKQYRQQNDFHRLKRALREGLHHDLGNLGNPALYRCSRVGTKHLIEEYITQACEALDFLCDHPVPDFPAEEKYRFFRDTLKSYGRPTLLLSGGATLGIFHFGVIKALWEKGLLPQVVAGSSIGAIIAGILGVHTDAEIPEMLVPETHDLRAWKWRGLLSAMRGDGLMDQEQLKSCLRSNIGEYTFEEAFERTGRSINISVSPIQANQKARLLCGYTSPYLMIWSAALASAAVPGIFPPVTLMKKDIHGNVLPYMPRLKFVDGSVVSDLPIERLMHLYDVNFTIVSQTNPHVVPFLSGQSVEDKLSLSSLPMHLFKSEIQFHGQGVFDYLRKRLKPELFRQVSGQFYTMMAQKYSGDVTIAPSYSFRDFRRMLSNPEPEYVREMILAGERATWPMISMIRSHARISKTLERCVARLKRQESRGGELRLVSNTDSGKA, encoded by the coding sequence ATGCTGGCTGAAGCACCGAACTACGAGGCATGGAAGGCCGCCGCGCTGGAGCTCGATATCCTTGAGGGCAACGCCGACTGGAAAGAGGATTTCGCCTCTGATCTCTACCATTATGAGCTCGTTTACGATCGCCTCAGCCACCTGAAACAGTATCGTCAGCAGAACGATTTTCATCGCCTCAAGCGGGCTCTGAGAGAGGGCCTGCACCACGATTTGGGCAACCTCGGTAACCCTGCCCTGTACCGCTGTTCAAGGGTGGGCACCAAACATTTGATTGAGGAGTACATTACCCAGGCCTGCGAAGCCCTCGATTTCCTCTGTGACCATCCCGTGCCGGACTTCCCGGCCGAAGAAAAATACCGGTTCTTCCGCGATACGCTCAAGAGTTACGGCCGGCCAACTCTGCTACTCAGTGGTGGCGCCACGTTGGGGATCTTTCATTTCGGCGTGATCAAGGCACTGTGGGAAAAAGGACTGCTACCCCAGGTGGTTGCCGGCTCCAGTATCGGCGCCATCATCGCCGGAATTCTGGGCGTGCACACCGACGCGGAAATACCCGAAATGCTGGTGCCTGAGACCCACGACCTCAGGGCCTGGAAATGGCGGGGCCTGCTGAGCGCGATGCGCGGCGACGGGCTGATGGATCAGGAACAGCTGAAAAGCTGTCTGCGATCCAATATTGGTGAATATACCTTTGAGGAGGCTTTTGAGCGCACCGGACGTTCCATCAATATCAGTGTGTCGCCGATTCAGGCCAACCAGAAAGCGCGTCTGCTGTGCGGGTATACCTCTCCCTACCTGATGATCTGGAGTGCGGCTCTGGCCAGTGCGGCTGTGCCGGGCATTTTCCCTCCCGTCACATTGATGAAAAAGGACATTCACGGGAACGTGTTGCCTTACATGCCAAGGCTCAAGTTTGTTGATGGGTCGGTGGTGAGTGATCTGCCAATCGAGCGTTTGATGCACCTCTACGATGTGAATTTCACCATCGTCAGCCAGACCAATCCCCATGTGGTGCCCTTCCTGAGCGGCCAGTCCGTCGAAGACAAGCTCTCGCTTTCCAGCCTTCCCATGCACTTGTTCAAATCGGAGATTCAGTTCCATGGGCAGGGTGTGTTCGATTATTTGCGCAAGCGCTTGAAACCCGAACTCTTCAGACAGGTGTCCGGCCAGTTCTATACCATGATGGCGCAGAAGTATTCGGGGGACGTTACGATCGCGCCGTCTTATTCGTTCCGGGACTTTCGCCGGATGCTGTCCAACCCGGAACCCGAGTACGTCCGGGAGATGATTCTGGCCGGTGAGCGGGCGACCTGGCCGATGATATCCATGATCCGTTCCCATGCGCGCATTTCCAAGACGCTGGAGCGGTGTGTGGCACGCCTGAAACGCCAGGAAAGCCGCGGCGGCGAGCTCCGCCTGGTCAGCAACACGGATTCGGGTAAAGCCTGA